One Oscillospiraceae bacterium genomic region harbors:
- a CDS encoding aspartate kinase, with translation MGLIVQKFGGSSVKDRDRIFNVARIVMNTRNAGNDVVVVVSAQGDTTDDLIAKAAEITSDPSHREMDMLLAAGEEISISLLTMALQELGVSAISLTGWQAGFNTDRAYSKARIKRLDTERVESELARNRVVVVAGFQGLNRSDDITTLGRGGSDTSAVALAAALHADRCQIFTDVEGVFTADPRKIPKATKLKEITFDEMLELASLGAQVLNNRSVELAKKYNVELEVISSINPVPGTVVKEETKVEGMLIKGVAKDTDVAVLTVKDVPDVPGMSFKIFSLLAQKNINVDIILQTTGRDGRKDMSFTVPLGDAESAVSALKNATSRIGGGDITVDKGCAKVSIVGAGMQSHSGVASTMFEALFNQNINIKMISTSEIKISVIIDEEDADKAVAAIHDAFIN, from the coding sequence ATGGGATTGATCGTGCAAAAATTCGGCGGTTCATCGGTAAAAGACCGTGACCGCATCTTCAACGTGGCGCGCATCGTCATGAATACGCGCAACGCCGGCAACGATGTTGTCGTGGTGGTCTCCGCCCAAGGCGATACCACCGATGACCTCATCGCCAAAGCGGCCGAGATCACCTCGGACCCGTCCCATCGTGAGATGGATATGCTGCTGGCGGCTGGCGAGGAGATCTCCATCTCGCTGCTGACGATGGCTTTGCAGGAGCTGGGCGTTTCCGCTATCAGCCTGACGGGCTGGCAGGCCGGCTTCAACACCGACCGCGCCTACTCCAAGGCCCGTATCAAGCGCCTGGACACAGAGCGTGTCGAAAGCGAACTGGCCCGCAACCGCGTGGTCGTTGTGGCGGGGTTCCAGGGCCTGAACCGCTCTGACGACATCACCACCCTGGGCCGCGGCGGCAGTGATACCTCTGCTGTGGCACTGGCCGCTGCCCTGCATGCAGACCGCTGCCAGATCTTTACCGACGTCGAGGGTGTTTTCACCGCCGATCCGCGCAAGATCCCCAAGGCCACCAAGCTGAAAGAGATCACCTTTGACGAAATGCTCGAGCTGGCCTCCCTGGGTGCCCAGGTGCTGAACAACCGCAGCGTCGAGTTGGCCAAAAAGTACAATGTAGAGCTGGAGGTCATCTCCAGCATCAACCCGGTGCCCGGCACCGTTGTTAAGGAGGAAACCAAAGTGGAAGGTATGCTCATTAAAGGCGTGGCGAAGGACACCGACGTCGCCGTTCTGACCGTCAAGGATGTTCCCGATGTGCCGGGTATGTCCTTCAAGATCTTCAGCCTGCTGGCCCAGAAGAACATCAACGTTGACATCATCCTGCAGACCACCGGCCGCGACGGCCGCAAGGACATGAGCTTCACCGTGCCCCTGGGCGATGCCGAGAGCGCTGTCTCTGCCCTGAAGAACGCTACCAGCCGCATTGGCGGCGGCGACATCACCGTCGATAAGGGCTGCGCCAAGGTCTCCATCGTGGGTGCTGGCATGCAGAGCCACTCCGGCGTGGCTTCCACCATGTTCGAGGCACTGTTCAACCAGAACATCAACATTAAGATGATCTCTACCAGTGAGATCAAGATCAGCGTCATCATTGATGAGGAGGACGCCGACAAGGCCGTCGCCGCCATCCACGATGCTTTTATCAACTAA
- a CDS encoding amidohydrolase family protein: protein MERFAVKGIFVDTPTPDTLRVRDGYMLCEDGRCGAFCEAAPAGVPVYDHSGQIITPGFVDLHLHAPQYSYCGTAMDLELLDWLQQYTYPEESHYADADYARAGYGYFVRDLTHSATTRACIFGTLHTDATLELMHQLKAAGLSAFVGKLGMDRNSPDFYREPSPAAGLAETRRWLDTCADEHMLHDGPVRPMITPRFTPSASDEYMKGLGELAAEYKVPAQSHLSENPSEIEWVAALCPGTKYYGESYSRYGLFGGDVPTVMAHCIYSGEEECAAMKANRVMIAHCPTSNENVIAGIAPAAKYLRGGWRIGLGSDVAGGHTLDLFAVMAAAVQVSKLRWRYVDQSEAPLTMTEALYLATVGGGEFWQDFGEQVGLFEPGYAFDALVLDDSHLRSLRSFTPAERLERYAYLGKGALSAKFAQGKKLF from the coding sequence ATGGAACGTTTTGCCGTTAAGGGCATTTTTGTAGATACCCCCACCCCGGATACCCTGCGGGTGCGGGATGGCTATATGCTGTGTGAGGATGGCCGCTGCGGAGCATTTTGTGAAGCAGCCCCAGCCGGTGTGCCGGTCTACGACCACAGTGGACAGATCATCACGCCGGGCTTTGTGGACCTGCACCTGCATGCGCCGCAGTACAGCTACTGCGGCACCGCCATGGATCTGGAACTGCTGGACTGGCTGCAGCAGTACACCTACCCCGAGGAATCCCACTACGCCGATGCCGACTATGCCCGCGCGGGCTACGGCTACTTTGTGCGGGACCTTACGCATAGCGCCACCACCCGCGCCTGCATCTTTGGCACGCTGCACACCGATGCCACGCTGGAACTGATGCACCAGCTGAAAGCCGCCGGGCTTTCGGCCTTTGTGGGCAAGCTGGGCATGGACCGCAACAGCCCGGACTTTTACCGGGAGCCCTCTCCTGCCGCCGGCCTGGCTGAGACCCGCCGCTGGCTGGACACCTGTGCCGACGAGCATATGCTGCACGACGGCCCGGTGCGCCCGATGATCACCCCGCGCTTTACCCCCAGTGCCAGCGACGAGTACATGAAGGGTCTGGGCGAGCTGGCCGCCGAGTATAAAGTACCTGCCCAGAGCCACCTCTCCGAGAACCCCAGCGAGATCGAATGGGTGGCCGCGCTGTGCCCCGGCACGAAATATTACGGCGAGAGTTACAGCCGCTACGGCCTGTTTGGCGGCGATGTGCCCACTGTGATGGCCCACTGCATCTACAGCGGCGAGGAAGAATGTGCCGCCATGAAAGCCAACCGCGTGATGATCGCCCACTGCCCCACCAGCAACGAGAACGTGATTGCCGGCATTGCCCCGGCGGCCAAGTATCTGCGGGGCGGCTGGCGCATCGGCCTGGGCAGCGATGTGGCAGGCGGCCACACGCTGGACCTGTTTGCCGTGATGGCTGCGGCTGTGCAGGTAAGCAAGCTGCGCTGGCGCTATGTGGACCAGAGCGAGGCCCCGCTGACGATGACCGAAGCGCTGTACCTGGCCACCGTGGGCGGCGGTGAATTCTGGCAGGACTTTGGCGAGCAGGTCGGCCTGTTTGAGCCGGGCTATGCCTTTGATGCACTGGTGCTGGATGACAGCCATCTTCGCAGCCTGCGCAGTTTTACCCCTGCGGAACGGCTGGAGCGGTATGCCTACCTGGGCAAGGGTGCGTTAAGTGCCAAGTTTGCTCAGGGCAAAAAGTTATTTTAA
- a CDS encoding insulinase family protein — protein sequence MERKQLAPGVFITSMSAAKFNRCRITIHLRFPAKRETATDAAVLALVLERGYAACPDMTALSRRLAELYGADLGVDLSSAGPDRVLSADICGIKDTYALAGENLTDAYADIVFGTIFDPYLVDGIFDPEAVRIETETQARRLEAEFNSKRLYCVRQARRKFFGDSPAGIELGGYPGELVNVTPASLKAEYDRILSTASIDVMVQGVDEARVADLLLRKLESIRRDPQPFALPMAMPRTPLRHFKEEVPGLTQAKLCMLFTTGGESDPPSVSILRVAMSVLGGSATSRLFRNVREKQSLCYYCGSAAQRSTGVMMIDSGVEPGKEQQAEAAILAELEGLKNGPITQEEMDDCRRGLLSSMDALSDSLAALEGWYYGQITRGEPLYPPEYGKVLTGAVTLDEVRQALQSYSYSVCYDVTAKPGTAGKGGAEDV from the coding sequence TTGGAACGTAAACAACTTGCTCCCGGCGTGTTCATCACTTCGATGAGCGCCGCTAAATTCAATCGCTGCCGCATCACGATCCATCTGCGCTTCCCTGCGAAGCGTGAGACTGCCACCGATGCCGCTGTGCTGGCCCTGGTGCTGGAGCGCGGCTATGCGGCCTGCCCCGATATGACCGCCCTGTCCCGCCGCTTGGCCGAACTGTACGGCGCTGACCTGGGCGTGGATCTTTCCAGTGCCGGGCCGGACCGCGTGCTGTCCGCCGACATCTGCGGCATCAAGGACACCTACGCACTGGCGGGCGAGAACCTTACCGACGCCTACGCCGACATTGTGTTCGGCACCATCTTTGACCCCTACCTCGTAGACGGCATCTTCGACCCCGAGGCCGTGCGCATTGAGACCGAGACCCAGGCCCGCCGCCTGGAAGCAGAGTTCAACTCCAAGCGCCTCTACTGCGTGCGCCAGGCCCGCCGCAAATTCTTCGGTGATTCCCCGGCGGGCATCGAGCTGGGCGGTTACCCCGGTGAGTTGGTCAACGTCACCCCCGCCAGCCTGAAAGCCGAGTATGACCGCATCCTCTCCACTGCGTCCATCGATGTGATGGTGCAGGGCGTGGACGAAGCCCGCGTGGCCGACCTGCTGCTGCGCAAGCTGGAGAGCATCCGCCGCGACCCGCAGCCCTTTGCGCTGCCTATGGCCATGCCCCGCACCCCGCTGCGCCATTTTAAAGAAGAAGTCCCCGGCCTGACCCAGGCCAAGCTGTGCATGCTGTTCACCACCGGCGGCGAGTCCGACCCGCCCAGCGTCAGTATCCTGCGCGTGGCCATGAGTGTGCTGGGCGGTTCCGCCACCAGCCGCCTGTTCCGCAACGTGCGCGAAAAGCAGTCCCTTTGCTACTACTGCGGTTCCGCTGCCCAGCGCTCCACCGGCGTGATGATGATCGATTCCGGCGTTGAGCCGGGCAAGGAGCAGCAGGCAGAGGCCGCCATCCTGGCGGAATTGGAGGGCCTGAAAAACGGCCCCATCACCCAGGAGGAAATGGACGACTGCCGCCGCGGCCTGCTTTCCAGCATGGACGCGCTGAGCGACAGCCTGGCTGCGCTGGAAGGCTGGTACTATGGCCAGATCACCCGCGGCGAACCGCTCTATCCGCCGGAGTACGGCAAGGTGCTGACCGGCGCCGTCACCCTGGATGAGGTGCGCCAGGCGCTGCAAAGCTACAGCTACTCGGTCTGTTATGATGTGACCGCAAAGCCCGGTACGGCGGGCAAGGGAGGTGCCGAAGATGTCTGA
- a CDS encoding insulinase family protein: MSDFANLSAVQARAAAAVGCQSTTLPSGLTVLCRTMPGYSSVHAIYATSFGSIHRSFTLDGKEVVLPAGTAHFLEHKMCETPKGDSFSFYAKTGASANAFTSYDRTCYLFSATQKIDENLDILLGMVGKPWFTKATIAKEQGIIGQEIKMYDDSPDWRLLNALFRCLYDDHPLRDDIAGTVESIAGLTPQMLYNCTKGFYAPSNMVLSVAGKITLEQAVEACKRNGLYRARAAHEVEWDIPADNGPLAHKEVHFTMPVTKPCFGVAYKEEPLVPGDLKRELLLDMLSDLVVGGLTKLYRKLYDNAMVNPEFSGDFIAVRGACAVAFTGESDTPRDVVDLLQAEIERLRTEGIEPEVFTLVKNQVYGGLLGDVEAIDDAAEEAAAAYLKGRTLADEIAALAALTVDDANELLRTALREENRAYVQIDPAE; encoded by the coding sequence ATGTCTGATTTTGCAAATCTGTCTGCGGTACAGGCCCGCGCCGCTGCCGCCGTTGGCTGCCAGAGTACCACGCTGCCCAGCGGCCTGACCGTGCTGTGCCGCACCATGCCGGGGTACAGCAGTGTGCATGCCATTTATGCCACGTCCTTTGGCTCCATCCACCGCAGCTTTACGCTGGACGGTAAAGAAGTTGTACTGCCTGCCGGTACGGCTCATTTCTTGGAGCACAAAATGTGTGAGACCCCCAAGGGCGACTCCTTCAGCTTCTACGCCAAGACCGGTGCTTCGGCCAATGCCTTTACCAGCTACGATCGCACCTGCTACCTGTTCTCGGCTACCCAGAAGATCGACGAAAACCTCGACATTCTGTTAGGTATGGTGGGCAAGCCCTGGTTCACCAAGGCCACCATCGCCAAAGAGCAGGGCATCATCGGGCAGGAGATCAAGATGTACGATGACAGCCCCGATTGGCGGCTGCTCAACGCGTTGTTCCGTTGCCTGTACGATGACCACCCCCTGCGGGACGACATTGCCGGCACGGTGGAAAGCATTGCCGGCCTGACCCCGCAGATGCTCTACAACTGCACCAAGGGGTTCTACGCGCCATCCAATATGGTGCTGTCCGTGGCGGGCAAAATTACGCTGGAGCAGGCAGTCGAAGCTTGCAAGCGCAACGGCCTGTACCGCGCCCGCGCTGCCCATGAGGTAGAGTGGGACATCCCGGCGGATAACGGCCCGCTGGCCCACAAGGAGGTCCACTTCACCATGCCGGTCACCAAGCCCTGCTTCGGCGTGGCCTATAAAGAGGAACCCCTCGTGCCCGGCGACCTCAAGCGGGAATTGCTGCTGGATATGCTGTCCGACCTGGTCGTTGGCGGGCTGACCAAGCTCTACCGCAAACTGTACGATAACGCTATGGTCAACCCGGAGTTCTCCGGTGACTTTATCGCGGTGCGCGGTGCCTGTGCCGTGGCCTTTACCGGCGAGAGCGACACCCCGCGGGATGTCGTGGACCTGTTGCAGGCCGAGATCGAGCGCCTGCGTACCGAGGGCATCGAACCCGAGGTCTTTACACTGGTGAAAAACCAGGTGTACGGCGGCCTGCTGGGTGATGTGGAGGCCATCGACGATGCCGCCGAGGAAGCTGCCGCCGCCTACCTGAAGGGCCGCACGCTGGCGGATGAGATCGCCGCGCTGGCCGCCCTGACCGTGGACGATGCCAACGAGCTGCTGCGCACCGCCCTGCGGGAGGAAAACCGCGCCTACGTGCAGATCGACCCGGCTGAATAA
- the lgt gene encoding prolipoprotein diacylglyceryl transferase, with translation MTYHVQFPGLGLALTINRVALSIGGFNIYWYGVIIAAGMMLALLYAFRNAVDFGIDSDRLVDVIAIGTVMAIVCARIYYVAMAPFKYNSIWEMIDIRLGGIAIYGAVIGAFVFGGLAAKWRKIPLLPLFDLVSLGFLIGQGIGRWGNFVNQEAFGTNTTLPWGMYSEGTEAYLKSVQVTLPAGMAVDPTAPVHPTFLYESIWCLAGFVILASLVKRRKFNGQIFLSYIIWYGLGRSWIEGLRTDSLLVGNTGLRASQLVAIGSVIAAAMLLIIGLRNAKGKQLQVTLAVSDIKKQAEAGNRFTPDTLPANAPHADFVKATDEMNRRLKDLDLDAPEIEELEEPAPETTEAPKPTENAAVEAEAPAEPEEQRKTEPAEEAPADPEAEPAAETRAEKTAPEEK, from the coding sequence ATGACTTATCATGTTCAATTCCCCGGCCTGGGGCTGGCCCTGACCATCAACCGCGTGGCCCTGTCCATCGGCGGGTTCAACATCTACTGGTACGGCGTCATCATCGCCGCCGGCATGATGCTGGCTCTGCTGTATGCCTTCCGCAATGCCGTAGATTTCGGCATCGACTCGGACCGTCTGGTGGATGTTATCGCCATCGGCACCGTTATGGCCATCGTCTGCGCCCGTATCTACTACGTGGCCATGGCACCGTTTAAGTATAATAGCATCTGGGAGATGATCGACATCCGCTTAGGCGGCATTGCCATCTACGGCGCGGTCATCGGCGCGTTCGTGTTCGGCGGGCTGGCCGCCAAGTGGCGCAAGATCCCGCTGCTGCCGCTGTTCGACCTGGTCTCGCTGGGCTTCCTCATCGGCCAGGGCATTGGCCGCTGGGGCAACTTCGTCAACCAGGAGGCCTTCGGCACGAACACTACGCTGCCCTGGGGCATGTACAGCGAGGGAACGGAAGCCTACTTGAAGTCGGTGCAGGTCACACTGCCCGCCGGTATGGCTGTCGACCCCACCGCTCCGGTGCATCCGACTTTCCTGTATGAAAGCATCTGGTGCCTGGCAGGCTTTGTCATCCTGGCAAGCCTTGTCAAGCGCCGCAAGTTCAACGGGCAGATCTTCCTGTCCTATATCATCTGGTACGGCCTGGGCCGCAGCTGGATCGAAGGTCTGCGCACCGACTCGCTGCTCGTTGGCAATACCGGCCTGCGCGCCAGCCAGCTGGTGGCCATCGGCTCTGTCATTGCAGCCGCCATGCTGCTTATCATCGGCCTGCGCAACGCCAAAGGCAAACAGCTGCAAGTCACGCTGGCGGTCAGTGACATCAAGAAGCAGGCCGAAGCAGGGAACCGCTTTACCCCGGACACCCTGCCTGCGAATGCCCCCCACGCCGACTTTGTAAAAGCCACCGATGAGATGAACCGCCGCTTAAAGGACCTGGATCTGGACGCCCCGGAAATCGAGGAATTGGAAGAACCGGCGCCGGAAACGACCGAAGCACCGAAGCCTACAGAAAATGCAGCGGTTGAAGCCGAAGCTCCGGCAGAGCCGGAAGAACAGCGGAAAACCGAACCGGCCGAAGAAGCCCCGGCAGACCCGGAAGCAGAACCCGCCGCTGAGACCCGGGCGGAAAAAACTGCCCCGGAAGAAAAGTAA
- the folD gene encoding bifunctional methylenetetrahydrofolate dehydrogenase/methenyltetrahydrofolate cyclohydrolase FolD, translating to MGASIIDGKALAAATKAEAAEKVTSLKAQGVNPCLAVILVGENPASQVYVRGKINDCAQCGIESRSINLPADTTQETLLAEVKKLADDPAVHGILVQLPLPEQIDEKAVIDAIPPEKDVDGFSPINVGRMQIGEPCYLPCTPAGCIRMIETTGTEIAGKNAVVIGRSNIVGKPAALLLLAKNATVTICHSKTKNLKEVCAAADILVAAVGREGFVTGDMVKPGAVVIDVGINRGADGKLHGDVNFAEAGEKAGYITPVPGGVGPMTRAMLMLNTVEAAARQSGKTL from the coding sequence ATGGGAGCAAGTATTATTGACGGTAAGGCATTGGCCGCTGCCACCAAGGCTGAGGCCGCCGAGAAGGTCACCTCACTGAAAGCCCAGGGCGTCAACCCCTGCCTGGCGGTCATTCTGGTGGGCGAAAACCCCGCCAGCCAGGTGTATGTGCGCGGTAAGATCAACGATTGTGCCCAGTGCGGCATCGAGAGCCGCAGCATCAATCTGCCCGCCGATACCACGCAGGAGACCCTGCTGGCCGAGGTGAAGAAGCTGGCCGACGACCCCGCCGTACACGGTATCCTGGTCCAGCTGCCCCTGCCGGAGCAGATCGACGAGAAGGCCGTCATCGACGCCATACCGCCGGAGAAGGATGTGGACGGTTTCTCGCCCATCAACGTGGGCCGCATGCAGATCGGCGAGCCCTGCTATCTGCCCTGCACCCCGGCAGGCTGCATCCGCATGATCGAGACCACCGGCACCGAGATCGCCGGTAAAAATGCCGTGGTCATCGGCCGCTCCAACATCGTGGGCAAGCCCGCCGCGCTGCTGCTGCTGGCCAAGAACGCCACCGTCACCATCTGCCACTCCAAGACCAAGAACCTGAAAGAGGTCTGCGCCGCCGCCGATATTTTGGTGGCCGCCGTGGGCCGCGAGGGCTTTGTCACCGGCGATATGGTCAAGCCCGGCGCTGTTGTCATCGACGTGGGCATCAACCGCGGCGCTGACGGCAAGCTGCACGGCGACGTCAATTTTGCCGAGGCCGGCGAGAAGGCCGGTTACATCACCCCGGTGCCCGGCGGCGTTGGCCCCATGACCCGCGCCATGCTGATGCTGAACACCGTGGAAGCCGCCGCCCGCCAGAGCGGCAAGACCCTTTGA
- the rplU gene encoding 50S ribosomal protein L21, with amino-acid sequence MYAVIKTGGKQYSVKVGDVVYVEKLNAEADTEVTFDQVLAVGEEGSVKVGAPVVEGATVVAKVVKNGKGKKLNILTYRPKKGSMVRKGHRQPYTKVEITAING; translated from the coding sequence ATGTACGCAGTTATCAAAACCGGTGGCAAGCAGTACAGCGTTAAGGTCGGCGACGTCGTTTACGTCGAGAAGCTGAACGCTGAGGCTGATACCGAAGTCACCTTCGATCAGGTTCTCGCCGTTGGCGAGGAGGGCTCTGTCAAGGTCGGCGCTCCCGTTGTTGAGGGCGCTACCGTTGTGGCCAAGGTCGTCAAGAACGGCAAGGGCAAGAAGCTCAACATCCTGACCTATCGTCCCAAGAAGGGCAGCATGGTCCGCAAGGGTCATCGTCAGCCCTACACCAAGGTGGAAATCACCGCGATCAACGGCTAA
- the rpmA gene encoding 50S ribosomal protein L27, which produces MAHKKGVGSTKNGRDSESKRLGVKRGDGQFVLAGNILVRQRGTHIHPGEGVGIGSDDTLFALVDGRVHFERVGRDRKRCTVKQ; this is translated from the coding sequence ATGGCACATAAGAAAGGCGTAGGTTCTACCAAGAACGGTCGTGATTCCGAGTCCAAGCGCCTCGGCGTCAAGCGCGGCGACGGTCAGTTCGTTCTGGCCGGCAACATCCTGGTCCGTCAGCGCGGCACCCACATCCATCCGGGTGAGGGCGTCGGCATCGGCAGCGATGACACCCTGTTCGCTCTGGTCGATGGTCGCGTTCACTTCGAGCGCGTTGGCCGTGACCGCAAGCGCTGCACGGTCAAGCAGTAA
- the obgE gene encoding GTPase ObgE, whose product MATSNFIDTATIWLHAGKGGDGAVTFHREKFVAAGGPDGGDGGRGGDIIFVADDNLSTLMDFRYKRKYTAADGENGRAKRQSGADADDLVIRVPRGTVLKEAETGLVVADLSGSEPVVVARGGRGGWGNSHFATPTRQIPKFAKPGLPGEDMHLQLELKVIADVGLIGFPNVGKSTLISIISAARPKIANYHFTTLTPVLGVVRVGPEQSFVCADIPGLIEGAAEGVGLGHDFLRHVERCRLLLHVVDVSGCEGRDPKADFEQINHELAGFSAELADRPQIVLGNKCDIATPEQVEEFKNYIEAKGLTFLPISAATRQGVDNLPALVYNRLKDLPPVKVYEAEYKRPDKSAMPTRPFTVTRTGDHEFTVDAPWLERILAGTNVEDYESLQYFQTQLGDSGILDELVAQGVEEEDTIKIGEYEFDYLY is encoded by the coding sequence ATGGCAACCAGTAATTTTATTGATACCGCGACCATCTGGCTGCATGCCGGCAAGGGCGGCGACGGCGCGGTGACCTTCCACCGCGAAAAATTCGTGGCGGCTGGCGGCCCGGACGGCGGCGACGGCGGTCGCGGCGGTGACATCATTTTTGTCGCCGACGACAACCTCTCCACCCTGATGGACTTCCGCTACAAGCGTAAGTACACCGCAGCCGACGGCGAAAACGGCCGCGCCAAGCGCCAGAGCGGCGCCGACGCCGATGACCTGGTCATCCGCGTGCCTCGCGGCACTGTGCTGAAAGAAGCCGAGACCGGCCTGGTCGTGGCTGACCTTTCCGGTTCCGAGCCGGTGGTGGTCGCCCGCGGCGGCCGCGGCGGCTGGGGCAATAGCCATTTTGCCACCCCCACCCGCCAGATCCCCAAGTTTGCCAAGCCCGGCCTGCCCGGCGAGGATATGCACCTGCAGCTGGAGCTGAAGGTCATCGCGGATGTGGGCCTGATCGGCTTCCCCAATGTAGGCAAGTCCACCCTCATCAGCATCATCTCGGCCGCCCGTCCCAAGATCGCCAACTATCATTTCACCACCCTGACCCCAGTGCTGGGCGTGGTGCGCGTCGGCCCGGAGCAGAGCTTTGTCTGCGCCGATATTCCCGGCCTGATCGAGGGCGCTGCCGAGGGCGTTGGCCTGGGCCACGACTTCCTGCGCCATGTTGAGCGCTGCCGTCTGCTGCTGCACGTGGTGGATGTTTCCGGCTGCGAGGGCCGCGACCCCAAGGCGGACTTTGAGCAGATCAACCACGAACTGGCCGGTTTCAGCGCCGAGCTGGCCGACCGCCCGCAGATCGTGCTGGGCAACAAGTGCGACATTGCCACCCCGGAACAGGTGGAGGAGTTCAAGAACTATATCGAGGCTAAGGGTCTGACCTTCCTGCCCATCTCCGCCGCCACCCGCCAGGGCGTGGACAACCTGCCCGCACTGGTCTACAACCGCCTGAAGGATCTGCCCCCGGTCAAGGTTTACGAGGCCGAGTACAAGCGCCCGGACAAGAGCGCCATGCCGACCCGCCCCTTCACCGTGACCCGCACCGGCGATCACGAGTTTACCGTGGATGCCCCCTGGCTGGAGCGCATCCTGGCCGGCACCAACGTCGAGGACTACGAGAGCCTGCAGTACTTCCAGACACAGCTGGGTGACTCCGGCATCCTGGACGAGCTGGTGGCCCAGGGCGTTGAGGAAGAGGACACCATCAAGATTGGTGAATATGAGTTTGACTACTTGTACTAA
- a CDS encoding cysteine--tRNA ligase, with translation MLFETKSEVDIHEMSPLALAFVGDAVLELLVRARLVGTTRLQPNRLHTVATHYVSAHAQNLELAVIEPMLTDAEAAVLRRGKNASKATVAKHATVQEYRASTGFECLLGWLYLQGRNDRIQELFDALWEGYQPE, from the coding sequence ATGCTGTTTGAAACAAAATCTGAAGTGGACATCCACGAAATGTCCCCGCTGGCGCTGGCCTTTGTGGGCGATGCGGTGCTGGAACTGCTGGTTCGCGCCCGCCTGGTGGGCACCACCCGCCTGCAGCCAAACCGGCTGCACACAGTAGCCACCCATTACGTCAGCGCCCACGCCCAGAATCTGGAGCTGGCGGTGATCGAGCCGATGCTGACCGATGCCGAGGCCGCCGTGCTGCGCCGGGGCAAAAACGCCAGCAAGGCCACGGTGGCCAAGCACGCCACCGTGCAGGAGTACCGCGCCTCTACGGGCTTTGAGTGCCTGCTGGGCTGGCTTTACCTGCAGGGCCGCAACGACCGCATCCAGGAATTGTTCGATGCC